TGCATTAGGTCCTAAGGGAATAAACATAATGGATTTTTGTAAAAGGTTTAATGCAGCAACGCAGTCAATGGAGGGCAATGTTATTCCTGTTATAATAAATGTGTATGAGGACAAAAGTTTCGATTTTGTCCTTAAAACTCCACCTGCTTCCTTTTTAATCAAAAAGGCTATTAAGATTGAGAAAGGTTCGTCAGAACCTAATAAGAAGAAAGTTGGCACTATAAAAAGGTCGCAATTATTGGAAATTGCAAAATTAAAACTTAAAGACCTTAACACCACAGATCTCAATGCAGCAGCACGAATAATAGAAGGCACTGCAAAAAATATGGGTGTTACCGTAATTGAAGGATAGGAAGGTTTGTGGGAGACTTAGGTCGTTAACCACAAGGAGGTTTACGTGAAAAGAGGAAAAAGGTATTTAGAGTTATTGAAGAAAGTTGACAAAGCAAAGGCTTATTCCATTGATGAAGCAATTAATACTGTGGTAAATTTAAAAAGTGCAAAATTCGATGAAACTGTTGAAGTTACCTATGCATTGAATGTTGATCCTAAACAAGCTGATCAGAACATTAGAGGAGTTATTACCCTTCCTCATGGCACTGGTAAAAGTGTAAGAGTGCTTGTTTTTGCAACAGCCGATAAGGCTCAAGAGGCTAAAGATGCTAATGCTGATTATGTAGGTGGGGAAGATCTAATCCAGAAAATTGAAAAAGAAGGTTTTTTGGATTTTGATGTTGCACTTGCTACCCCCGATATGATGAGACCACTCGGAAGAATTGCTAAAATATTAGGTCCAAGGAAACTTATGCCAAGTCCAAAATCTGGCACTGTAACGATGGATATCTACAATGCTGTAAAAGAGTTTAAGGCCGGTAAAATTGAATTTAGGGTTGATAAAACAGGAGTATTACATTCGGTGATTGGAAAATCGTCTTTTACTCCTGACCAATTGAAAGAAAATTTGTTAGCTTTTAATTCCGCAGTTGTTAAATCTAGACCTGCTTCAGTTCGTGGCCAGTTTATTAAGAAGGTTTACCTTTCACTTACAATGTCACCTGCAATTAAGGTGAATGTAAACGAGCTTTTGAAGGCTTAGTTATTTTTAATAAATAAACCAAAGACAGTTGGTGGGATTTAATCCCTTAAATTTGCCAACCGAGGTTAAAAAGAAAGTTGCATGTTACCTCTTTACCCCGGTTGGCAATCAACCGGGTTTTTAATTTGAAGGAGGCTTTATGAAGCGCGAGGAAAAAAGAAAGATCCTTGATGAAATTAAAGAGCAGCTTGCAAAAATTAATAGCGCTACCGTAATGTTTGTTGATTTTAAAAGTATTAAGGCAAATGAAATTGCTTCTCTAAGAAAGAGCTTTAAAAGTGGTGAAGCCTATATTTACTATAGAGTTGTTAAAAACAATCTTTTAAAGCTTGCATGCAAAGAATTGGGTATTTCTGTTGGCGACAATGTCTTCAAGGGTAATGTCGCTCTTGTTATTTCTTCTATTGATTCAACTGAACTTGCAAAGAAATTTGTAGAAGCAAAAGCGGCAGATGAGACTCCACTTTTTGAATTAAAAGGAGGTTTTGTTGAAGGTAAGTATCTTGCAGGTAAAGAACTTGTTGAGCTTTCAAAACTTCCACCAAAACCTGTTATTGTTGGAAAATTACTCTATCTTATAAATTCACCAATTCAAAGACTTGTAACAGTGCTTTCAAAACCAGAGAGAGATTTGGTTACTGTTTTAAACCAAATTAAAGATAAAAAAGAAAGTTTAGCAGCATAAATTATTTTAGGAGGTTTACCATGACTAAAGAAGAAATTATTGAAGCAATTGAAAAAATGAGTGTATTAGAGCTTTCAGAGTTAGTAAAAGCTCTCGAAGAGAAGTTTGGTGTAACAGCAGCAGTTCCAATGGCAGCAATGCCAATGGGTGGGGCAGCTCCACAAGCAGCACAAGAAGAAAAGACAGAATTTGATGTAGTTCTTGTTGGTTTTGACGCCCAAAAGAAGATCAATGTTATTAAAATTGTAAGAGAGAATCTTGGATTAGGGCTTAAAGAGTCAAAGGATCTAGTTGAAGCAGCAGAAAAAGAGCCACAGAAGATTAAAGAAGCTCTTCCAAAGAAAGATGCAGAAGAATTAAAGAAGAAGTTCGAAGAAGCAGGAGCAAAGATCGAGTTAAAGTAGTTGTTTTTTAAAGATTAACTTATAGAGGCCCAGTTATCTTGGGCCTTTATAAGTTTAAAATAGTAAAAAAGGAGATTTTTCTTTTTTGGATAGTATAACATCAATTGTTAAATTGCATTGGTCGAGTTTTTCTTTTAATGCCTCTTTAAAGAATTTTTCAGTTTCAAAGTGCTCTACATCTAAAGTTGTAATGCCTTTTTCTAAAATATTAATAGCAGTATGGTAATTAATATCTCCTGTTATAAATAAGTCAACATCTTCTGGGATTGAATCTATAAGAGAACTACATCCACCTGTGCATACTGCAATCTTATTAATTTCTTTATTTATATCTCCTATTACTCTTACGTATTTTGTGTATGTAAGGCGTTTAAACGTTTCTATAAATTCTTTTAAATGAATTGGTCGATCTATAATTGAAATTGCTCCAATCCCGTAGTTCTTATGAAAAATAGTTTTGAATACATCTATCGCAGGCTCTTCGTATGGATGGGCATTTTTTAATTCAGTAAGTGCCTTATTTAGGTCTCTTTCTCTTACGACAACCTCTACCTTAAATTCATTTACATGTTCTTCTTTGTTTTGGGTTCCTATAAATGGATTGGTGCCTTCAAGTGGTCGAAAAGTGCCTAATCCCTTACTAACAAAGGAACACCTGTCGTATTTTCCTATGTGCCCGCAATTTGCCTCAAATAAAGCGTTTCTAACATTTTCTACGTATTCTTCAGGCACAAAGGTAACGATTTTATAAACGTTTTCCTTACTTTCAATGATGGGTTTAATTTTTTTAAGACCAAGAATTTTTAAAAAATAGTCGTTGAGACCTTCTTCTGCCAAATCAAAATTTGTGTGAAAACTAATAATGTTTATACTGTTGGTAATAGCCTCAAATAAAGCTGGGTTTTTCTTTTTTTCAATTGATTTTATTGGTTTAAACATGACGGGGTGATGGGTAATCATTGTATTAGCAAGATTTTCTTTTGCTTCTAAAACTGTGTCTTGTGTTAGATCGGTTGCCAAAAGTATCTTCGTTATCTCAGAATCCCAGTCTCCAAACTGTAAACCAGAATTGTCGTATTCCTCCTGGAGGAAAAACGGCGCTATTTCATTCAATATAGAATATAATTCTTTAAGCTTCATAACCCCAAATCTACGCTTATGCCTTTTAAAGCTTCAAGAGAAAGTATGAAGAATTCATCTAGCGAGATCCCTAATTCATTTTCACATGCTTTTATCTGCTCTCTATCTGCACCAGCTGCAAAACTTTTCTCTTTGAATTTTTTCTTCATTGAGCTTAATTCAACTGAGGCCAATTTTTTGTCTGGGCGAACTAATGCTACTGCTATGATAAAACCTGTAATAGGATCGCTTACCCATAAGGCTTTATCAAGGAGACTAATTCTTTCAACTCCATGTCTTTCATTGTGTGCAAGCACAGCGTGGACTATATCTTCCTCAAAACCAAGATTCTTAAGGGTTTCTGCTCCAATTTTACTATGTAATTCTGGGTTATCCTTTGTTTGCTCGTAATCAATGTCGTGCAATAATCCAGCAATGCCCCATTTATCTTCATCTTCGTTAAACTTTTTTGCCAAGGCTCTCATAATAGCTTCAGTTGCAAGCATGTGTTTTATGAGATTCTCATCGTGTACGTGCTCTTTAAGCAATTTAAAACTTTCCTCTCTTGTAAGCATGTTATTCTGTAAACCCCCTATCTAAAAATTGTATAATCTAAGAAATTAAAAATACTGTCTCTATTTTCAAGGAATGTTAAAAATTGTTCGTCTATGTTGTCATTAACAATTTCATTGTAAAGTTTGTTAAATGCGTTAATATGAAAATTTTCTCTTTCAGTTGCGTAGTTTATTGCAGTCCCAACTGTAATAAGAAACGCCCAATCTGAACTTTCCGCAAGAAGTAGTTCTCTTGCAAGCATATTTAAAGCCCTTCTTTGTAGATCATTTTTAGGTTTGTCAATTTTATTTGCAATCTCAATCATCTTTTTTCCGATTATGTACAGATTTGAGTATATCCAATCGTTATTGTCATTCAACCAAACCTTGAAATATCCTCCATCTCCCCAAGAAGATATGGCTGGTTCAGCAACTTGGTAGGTATCATATTCCTCAAGATATTTTGACAGTGTTGTTGTTTTTATTACAGATGAGTATTTATCAATTTTTCTAAAGAGTTCACTTAAAAACTCTGGACCTTCAAACCACCAATGACCGAAAAGCTCGGTATCAAACGGTGCAACGATAATAGGTTTTCTGTCCATAATGCTAGAAAGATATTCAATTTGTTTTTCTCTGTTAAACATGTAGTTTCCTGCATGGATCTCAACCATTTCCATTGCTTTTTTTCTATCGTATAATTCTTTTTCATGAAGTCTGACTTTTCCCGTGATTTTATGAATTTTTATTCCTGAATCAAATCTCAATAAATCAGGGTGTATGTATTTTTTCACTAATTTTTCATTTATATCATAGACTATATCTTTGTAAAATTCTCTGTAGTTAAAATCTCCTGGGTATCCTTCCTGCGCACTCCAAACTTGTTTTGATGCCTCGGGGTCTCTTCCAAAAAATGCAACAGTTGATTTGCTTACAATTGGTGCTGATATCCCATAGAATGCCTTTGGTTTTGCAAAAATTAGTCCATGCGCATCAAGAATGGTGTATTCTATTCCATATTTTGCAAGAATTTCATCTACAGGTGGGGCATATGCACATTCACCAAGCCAAATACCTTTTGGGTTTTTCCCAAATATGTTTTTGTAGTTTAAAATACCAACTTCTACTTGCACTTCTTTGATTTTATCGTGCACTTCAAGGGGAAGAATCTCATGAGTTGCAGTGCAGGTAATAATTTCTAAAAATCCTTGGTCTTGTAGTTCCTTAAAGCCATTTAGGACATTTCCTTTAAGAGTGTTCTTATAGAAATTGTATAGGATTTCAAATCTATCCTTATAAAAAAGTAAGTTTTCTTTTTCTTTTCCGTTTTTTTCCTTCAAAAGGTCTTTAATTAGATTAATTCTTAAGTTTACAAATCTTTCAAATCTAAGCATTAATAGTTTGTCAAGGAGCATATTTGTAAGAGGAGGCGTTAGAGACATCGTAAGATGAAAATTAACTCCTTCGTCTCTTAATTTATAGAAGTTATAAAGCAAAGGAAGGTAGCTTTCAACGATAGCTTCGTAAAGCCAGTTTTCCTCCATAAAAAATTCTTCTTCTGGATGTTTTACAAAAGGTAAGTGTGTATGCAAAACTATCGCAAGATAGCCTTTCATTTCTCTTCCTTCCCGAACCTTAGGTATTTTAACTCTTTTCTTGTTTTTTCTTCTTGTTCTATATATTTGTTCATCTCTTCTTGCTTAATTTTTCCTTCTCTTGCCTTTTTAAGAGAAGCCAAGTTTTTAAAAGTGGATGTTCCAAAAGTTTGTTTAGAAGTTGGAACTAATACTTTGTTTGAGTCTAATAACTTTTCAAATTTTCCTTTTTTATCTATTATTCCTAATTCTACCTTCACTTCTTTGTCTTCTTCTACCTTAAAGTAGCTTTTCCCCTCTTTTAAATTAACGGGAATAGAAAATTTTTCAATATCATTTTCTAAAACTCTAATTACTCCTTCGCCAACTTTTTCTGTTTCCCAGTTTACAAATACGTATTCCGGTTCTTTTGCAAGAGCAATGATATGCTCTTCATTTGTTTTTTTAACTTTCTTTTTAAGTTCGTCTTCTAATTTTTTAATTTCTTCAATTGCTTTTCTTGTATTTTTAATAGCTTTAATTAATTCCTCTTTTTTCATATTAGTTCTTTTCTTAATACCTAAAACTTTTGCAAGATTTAAAAGTTCTTTTCTTGTTAGTTTATTTAAGTTTTCAGTTTTTTTCATACATTACTCTCCTCTCCATAAAATTTTTTGGAAAAAGTAAAATCCCTTTCGATAACGACAATATTTGTTTGTGTAACGTAGAAGTATTTTTTATCAAAGTCAGGATTATAGCCAATTTTTATATTGTCAGGAATATTTACATTTTTGTCGATTATTGCTTTTTTAATCTTTACATTCTTGCCAATTCGAACTCCTGGGAAAATAATAGAATCTTCTATTTCGCTTCCTGCTTTTACTTTTACATTATAGAACAATACGGAGTTTTTTACCTGAGCACCACTTATAATTGAACCTTCACCTATTATTGAATTCTCGACTTTACTTTCAATAAGTTCTCCATTCTCATACGCTTCTGTGATTTTACAAGGAGGAAATTGTCTAGAATTAGTGTAAATTGGCCAGCTTCTATCAAACAAATCAATTTTAGGATTCGCCGAAAGGATATCCATATTTGCAAGATAAAAAGCATTTATAGTTCCAACATCTTGCCAATAACCAAAACTACCATCTTTGTTAATAAATTTGTGCGCGTATACGTTGTAACCATGATGTATTGCATATGGAATTATGTCTTTCCCAAAATCATGTGAAGATGTTTTAACTTCTGCATCGTGTATGAGTAGTTCTACAAGAACTTCTGGTTTAAAAACATAAATGCCCATTGAGGCAAGGCATTTGTTAGGGTTGTCCTTTAGCACTGGTGGATCTTTTGGTTTTTCTTTAAAGTTGGTTATTTTTCCGTTTGAATTTGCTTCAATTATCCCAAAGCTACTTGATAGTTCTTTGTCTATCACCAAGGCTGAGAGCGTTATATCCGCATTGTTTTCAATGTGTGTTTTAATGAGATCTCTATAATCCATTTTGTATATATGGTCTGAAGAAAGCACTAAAACAATTTTTGGTTTTTCTTGCTCAATAAAGTAAAGATTTTGAAAAACCGCATCTCCCGTTCCCAAATACCATTTTTCTCCTGCAATTTGTTGGGGAGGGACATCAACTATGTACTCATTAAAACGGACGTTAAGAAAATTCCACCCGAGGGCAATGTGTCTTCTCAATGACCAGGCTTTGTATTGTGTTGCGACAGCAATTCTTTTAATTCCTGAGTTTACGCAATTACTTAGAACAAAATCAATTATTCTGAATTTTCCACCAAAAGGCACAGCAGGTTTTGCTCTTTTCTTTGTAAGAGGATAAAGCCTTTCCCCTTTTCCACCTGCAAGAACATACGCAAAAACATCTTTTTCTATTTGCATATATACCCCTTTTTAATTATTAATTATAATTACTTTTTTAAAATAGTGTATCTTTTTCTTTTATGTTGAGGTATTCTTTTGCGGATTGCGTTAGCATTCTCCCTTTTGGTGTTCGAACAATGAAGTTGATCTTTATAAGGTATGGCTCCACGATTTCTTCTATTGTGCCTTTATCTTCTCCCATTGAAGTTGCGATTGCTTCTATTCCTGCGGGTCCACTGTTAAAATTTTTAAATAGAGTTTTTAAATACTTTCTATCTATTTCATTTAGGCCGTTTTTATCTATATTAAGGCTTTCGAACGCCTTGAGTGTTATTTCTTTATCAATTTTTTTGTTACCTTGTGTTAGTGAAAAGTCTCTTACCCTTTTTAAAAGTTGTATTGCAATTCTTGGAGTTCCTCTTGCTCTTAAACCTATTTCATAGGCACTTTCTTCATCTATATCAATTTCAAGTATGGAAGATGCTCTTAAAACTATTTTTTTAATTTCTTCCTCTGAATAAAGTTCAAGATGGAAAATAATCCCAAATCGATCTCTTAATGGTGGGGAAAGCATTCCAAAACGTGTTGTTGCCCCTATTAATGTAAAAGGTTGCAAGTTAATTGTGATTGTATGGGCACTTCTTTTTGATCCTGATACAATTGGTAATTTAAAATCTTCCATTGCAGAGTATAAAACTTCTTCTACAGGTTTTGGAATTCTATGAATCTCATCAATGAAGAGTATATCATTTGGGGTCATGTTTACAAGAATACCAGCAAGGTCACCTACTTTTTCAATTGATGGTCCTGTTGTATATTTAAGAGATACACCAATCTCATCTGCAATAATTTTAGCAAGTGTAGTTTTGCCTAAACCAGGTGGTCCATAAAAGAGGATATGGTCCAAATGGTCGTCCCTTGTTTTCGATGCCTGTATCGCTATTTTTAAACTATTGATTATTTTATCTTGCCCTATAAATTCCTCTAAGGATTTTGGTCTAATATTCTTATGCATTTGTCAGCTTTTTAATTGCCTCTTTTGTAATATCTTCTATAGACCGATTTGCATCTATAATTTTAAGAACATCTTTTATCTTTTCTTTTTCAAAACCAAGAGATACAAGCGAATCATAAACTGTTTTTAATTTTTCATCCAGTGGACTTTCATCTTTTAGGGCACCACTTAGCTCTAAAACTATTCTTTTTGCTGTTTTTTCTCCAAGTCCTTTTACTTTTAGAAAAGGTTTATAGTCACTTTCTTTTATGGATTTTTTAATTTCTTCGATATTCATATAGTGGAAAATGCTAATTGCAGTTTTAACTCCTACACCTTTAATTTTTTCAACAATGAGTGAAAACAAATCAAATTCCTCTTTGCTTACAAACCCAAAAAGATTAAATTCTTTCTCTTTTATATCTTCGAAAATGTAAAGTGTGTAAGTTTTTCCAATTACGTATTTATCTACATCGTTAACAAATATTTCAAATCCAATATTGTTTACTTCCAAAATAATTGAACTGTCCCCTTTTTCCATTATTGTGCCTTTAAGAAGTCTAATCATCTTCTGCCTCTACAAGATAATTATAAGAATAAATGTGGCATAATGCAATTGCAATTGCATCTGCTGCATCATCAGGTTTTGGAATCTTTTCTAAGTTTAGGATTTGTTTTAAGGATATTTGTATCTCCTGTTTGGTTGCTCTACCATTACCTAAAATATTTTTCTTAGCTTCAAGCGGTGTATACTCGTAAACTTTTTTACCGTATTCTTCTGCGGCTAAAAGAATAATTCCTCTTGCTTCACTAACACTTACAACCGTTTTTAGGTTTGTATTAAAAAATATTTTTTCTATTGCAACAAAATCAATAGGGTATTCCTCTAAAATATTTTTAATAGATAAGTAAATAATCTTAAGGCGCTCACCTAAATGAGTACCTTTAGTAGTCTCAATTGTTCCGTATTTTAATACTGTAATGTTATCCTTATCTTTTTTAAGAATTGCAAAGCCTGTTGTTGCAATACCTGGGTCGATGCCAATGACCGAAAAAGGAGTATCTCTATGAGCCAATTTTTTCAGCTATTTCTTTAAGTTCTTCTTCGTCAATATCGTAATTTGTAAAGTAGTCTTGCACGTCGTCGTGGTTTTCGAGCTCATCTGATAATTTGACTACTCTTATTGCATCGTCTCCGGTTACTTTTACAAGAGTTTTTGGGACCATAACAAGTCCTGCTTCTTTTATCTTGAACCCTTTTTCTTCAAGCGCAGTTTGCACTTTGTCAAGTTCCTGTGCTGCTGTATAAATGGTAAAGGCACCATCTTCTTCTTTAAGGTCTTCTGCTCCTACGTCAGCTATGACCATAAAAAGATCATCAAAACTTAAACCTTGGGCATCTTCCAATTCTATTTGCCCTTTTGTTTCAAAGTTCCATGATACAGCGCCATTTTCTGCAAGTCCTCCACCGTAGTTAGAGAAGATTTTTCTTAGTTCTGCAATTGTTCTGTTTTTATTGTCTGTTGAAATTTTAATTATAAAGGCAGTCCCCCCTGGCCCGTATGCTTCGTAGGTATATTCTTCGTATGAAACACCAGGAAGTTCTCCAGTTCCTCTCATGATCGCCTTTTTGATGTTGTCCATCGGCATACCAAGGCTTTTTGCCTTTTCAATTGCATTTCTCAATCTTGCATTGGTATCAGGGTTTCCCCCACCAGCTCTTGCTGCAATAATGATTTCCTTGGTTAATTTTGTGAATAATCTACCTCTCTTAGCATCTTGAACACTTTTTCTTGCCTGAATATTATGCCATTTAGAATGTCCTGACATTGTTACCTCCTAAATTTTAGATTTGTTAATGTATTCTATAAACATTTTGTGTATTCTTGGATCTTTTCCTAACTCTGGATGAAAGGCCGATGCAAAAATATTATTTTGCCTAACAAACACTGCACCTTCTTCAACTTCTGCAAGAGAAATCACATCCTTTCCAAGATCTTTTGCAACAGGGGCTCTTATAAAGATTGCATGGAAAGGAGTGTCTAAATCTTTTACCTCTAAGTCGATCTCCATACTATCTGTTTGTCTTCCGAAGGCATTTCTTACAACTGTTATATCTAAAACATCTAATGAAGGCTGCTCGTAATTTTCAATTCTTTTAGCTAAAAGTATCATCCCAGCACATGTTCCATATACGGGAAGTCCATTTTCAATTTTTTCCTTTAAAACTTCATCAAGACTAAACTTTGTTATAATCCTTCCCATAGTGGTGCTTTCGCCACCAGGTATAATCAAGCCGTCAATGTTATCAAAATCTTTTTTACTTTTTACAGGAATTGCATCAACCCCAAGGGTTTTAAGCATACTTATATGTTCTGATACTGCTCCTTGTAAAGCTAAAACTCCTATTTTCATGTTATTCACTCCTTACCTGCATTAAATCTTTTTCCGAAAGATCTCTAATGTCTAAACCTTTCATTTCTTCTCCAAGATCTTCTGAAACTTTTACAAGAATTTTTGGATCATCAAAATACGTTGTTGCTGCTACAATCGCTTCGGCTCTTTTTCTTGGATTGGATGATTTAAATATTCCAGAACCAACAAATACACCATCAGCACCTAACTGCATCATAAGGGCTGCATCAGCAGGAGTTGCAATTCCACCTGCAGCAAAGTTAACTACAGGTAATCTTCCAAGTTGTTTTACTTCCCTAACAAGTTCAATTGGGGCACCTATTTCTTTTGCTTCTACGTAAAGTTCTTCTTCGCTCATATTTTGAATTTTTCTAATTTCATCCATTACTAATCTCATATGTCTAACTGCTTCAACAATATTTCCTGTTCCTGGCTCACCTTTAGTTCTTATCATTGAGGCTCCTTCTGAGATTCTTCTTAAGGCCTCTCCTAAGTTCCTTGCACCACATACAAATGGGATCTTGAAGTTCCATTTGTCAATATGGTGTGTTTCGTCTGCTGGTGTGAGCACCTCGCTTTCGTCTATGAAGTCAATTTCCAGTGCTTCAAGTATTTGTGCCTCAACGAAATGACCAATTCTCACTTTTGCCATAACAGGTATTGAAACTGCTTTCATTATTTGCTTAACAAGTGCTGGGTCTGCCATTCTTGCAACCCCACCTTGTGCTCTTATATCTGCGGGGATTTTCTCTAATGCCAT
The Caldisericaceae bacterium genome window above contains:
- the rplA gene encoding 50S ribosomal protein L1, translated to MKRGKRYLELLKKVDKAKAYSIDEAINTVVNLKSAKFDETVEVTYALNVDPKQADQNIRGVITLPHGTGKSVRVLVFATADKAQEAKDANADYVGGEDLIQKIEKEGFLDFDVALATPDMMRPLGRIAKILGPRKLMPSPKSGTVTMDIYNAVKEFKAGKIEFRVDKTGVLHSVIGKSSFTPDQLKENLLAFNSAVVKSRPASVRGQFIKKVYLSLTMSPAIKVNVNELLKA
- the glgC gene encoding glucose-1-phosphate adenylyltransferase; this encodes MQIEKDVFAYVLAGGKGERLYPLTKKRAKPAVPFGGKFRIIDFVLSNCVNSGIKRIAVATQYKAWSLRRHIALGWNFLNVRFNEYIVDVPPQQIAGEKWYLGTGDAVFQNLYFIEQEKPKIVLVLSSDHIYKMDYRDLIKTHIENNADITLSALVIDKELSSSFGIIEANSNGKITNFKEKPKDPPVLKDNPNKCLASMGIYVFKPEVLVELLIHDAEVKTSSHDFGKDIIPYAIHHGYNVYAHKFINKDGSFGYWQDVGTINAFYLANMDILSANPKIDLFDRSWPIYTNSRQFPPCKITEAYENGELIESKVENSIIGEGSIISGAQVKNSVLFYNVKVKAGSEIEDSIIFPGVRIGKNVKIKKAIIDKNVNIPDNIKIGYNPDFDKKYFYVTQTNIVVIERDFTFSKKFYGEESNV
- a CDS encoding Nif3-like dinuclear metal center hexameric protein codes for the protein MKLKELYSILNEIAPFFLQEEYDNSGLQFGDWDSEITKILLATDLTQDTVLEAKENLANTMITHHPVMFKPIKSIEKKKNPALFEAITNSINIISFHTNFDLAEEGLNDYFLKILGLKKIKPIIESKENVYKIVTFVPEEYVENVRNALFEANCGHIGKYDRCSFVSKGLGTFRPLEGTNPFIGTQNKEEHVNEFKVEVVVRERDLNKALTELKNAHPYEEPAIDVFKTIFHKNYGIGAISIIDRPIHLKEFIETFKRLTYTKYVRVIGDINKEINKIAVCTGGCSSLIDSIPEDVDLFITGDINYHTAINILEKGITTLDVEHFETEKFFKEALKEKLDQCNLTIDVILSKKEKSPFLLF
- a CDS encoding DUF4912 domain-containing protein; translation: MKKTENLNKLTRKELLNLAKVLGIKKRTNMKKEELIKAIKNTRKAIEEIKKLEDELKKKVKKTNEEHIIALAKEPEYVFVNWETEKVGEGVIRVLENDIEKFSIPVNLKEGKSYFKVEEDKEVKVELGIIDKKGKFEKLLDSNKVLVPTSKQTFGTSTFKNLASLKKAREGKIKQEEMNKYIEQEEKTRKELKYLRFGKEEK
- a CDS encoding HDIG domain-containing protein, which translates into the protein MLTREESFKLLKEHVHDENLIKHMLATEAIMRALAKKFNEDEDKWGIAGLLHDIDYEQTKDNPELHSKIGAETLKNLGFEEDIVHAVLAHNERHGVERISLLDKALWVSDPITGFIIAVALVRPDKKLASVELSSMKKKFKEKSFAAGADREQIKACENELGISLDEFFILSLEALKGISVDLGL
- a CDS encoding DUF1957 domain-containing protein, which codes for MKGYLAIVLHTHLPFVKHPEEEFFMEENWLYEAIVESYLPLLYNFYKLRDEGVNFHLTMSLTPPLTNMLLDKLLMLRFERFVNLRINLIKDLLKEKNGKEKENLLFYKDRFEILYNFYKNTLKGNVLNGFKELQDQGFLEIITCTATHEILPLEVHDKIKEVQVEVGILNYKNIFGKNPKGIWLGECAYAPPVDEILAKYGIEYTILDAHGLIFAKPKAFYGISAPIVSKSTVAFFGRDPEASKQVWSAQEGYPGDFNYREFYKDIVYDINEKLVKKYIHPDLLRFDSGIKIHKITGKVRLHEKELYDRKKAMEMVEIHAGNYMFNREKQIEYLSSIMDRKPIIVAPFDTELFGHWWFEGPEFLSELFRKIDKYSSVIKTTTLSKYLEEYDTYQVAEPAISSWGDGGYFKVWLNDNNDWIYSNLYIIGKKMIEIANKIDKPKNDLQRRALNMLARELLLAESSDWAFLITVGTAINYATERENFHINAFNKLYNEIVNDNIDEQFLTFLENRDSIFNFLDYTIFR
- the ruvB gene encoding Holliday junction branch migration DNA helicase RuvB, translated to MHKNIRPKSLEEFIGQDKIINSLKIAIQASKTRDDHLDHILFYGPPGLGKTTLAKIIADEIGVSLKYTTGPSIEKVGDLAGILVNMTPNDILFIDEIHRIPKPVEEVLYSAMEDFKLPIVSGSKRSAHTITINLQPFTLIGATTRFGMLSPPLRDRFGIIFHLELYSEEEIKKIVLRASSILEIDIDEESAYEIGLRARGTPRIAIQLLKRVRDFSLTQGNKKIDKEITLKAFESLNIDKNGLNEIDRKYLKTLFKNFNSGPAGIEAIATSMGEDKGTIEEIVEPYLIKINFIVRTPKGRMLTQSAKEYLNIKEKDTLF
- the rplL gene encoding 50S ribosomal protein L7/L12; amino-acid sequence: MTKEEIIEAIEKMSVLELSELVKALEEKFGVTAAVPMAAMPMGGAAPQAAQEEKTEFDVVLVGFDAQKKINVIKIVRENLGLGLKESKDLVEAAEKEPQKIKEALPKKDAEELKKKFEEAGAKIELK
- the rplK gene encoding 50S ribosomal protein L11; the protein is MAKKKKLIGIAKLQLEAGKATPAPPVGTALGPKGINIMDFCKRFNAATQSMEGNVIPVIINVYEDKSFDFVLKTPPASFLIKKAIKIEKGSSEPNKKKVGTIKRSQLLEIAKLKLKDLNTTDLNAAARIIEGTAKNMGVTVIEG
- the rplJ gene encoding 50S ribosomal protein L10, translating into MKREEKRKILDEIKEQLAKINSATVMFVDFKSIKANEIASLRKSFKSGEAYIYYRVVKNNLLKLACKELGISVGDNVFKGNVALVISSIDSTELAKKFVEAKAADETPLFELKGGFVEGKYLAGKELVELSKLPPKPVIVGKLLYLINSPIQRLVTVLSKPERDLVTVLNQIKDKKESLAA
- the ruvC gene encoding crossover junction endodeoxyribonuclease RuvC: MAHRDTPFSVIGIDPGIATTGFAILKKDKDNITVLKYGTIETTKGTHLGERLKIIYLSIKNILEEYPIDFVAIEKIFFNTNLKTVVSVSEARGIILLAAEEYGKKVYEYTPLEAKKNILGNGRATKQEIQISLKQILNLEKIPKPDDAADAIAIALCHIYSYNYLVEAEDD
- a CDS encoding YebC/PmpR family DNA-binding transcriptional regulator; the encoded protein is MSGHSKWHNIQARKSVQDAKRGRLFTKLTKEIIIAARAGGGNPDTNARLRNAIEKAKSLGMPMDNIKKAIMRGTGELPGVSYEEYTYEAYGPGGTAFIIKISTDNKNRTIAELRKIFSNYGGGLAENGAVSWNFETKGQIELEDAQGLSFDDLFMVIADVGAEDLKEEDGAFTIYTAAQELDKVQTALEEKGFKIKEAGLVMVPKTLVKVTGDDAIRVVKLSDELENHDDVQDYFTNYDIDEEELKEIAEKIGS
- the pdxT gene encoding pyridoxal 5'-phosphate synthase glutaminase subunit PdxT, with the protein product MKIGVLALQGAVSEHISMLKTLGVDAIPVKSKKDFDNIDGLIIPGGESTTMGRIITKFSLDEVLKEKIENGLPVYGTCAGMILLAKRIENYEQPSLDVLDITVVRNAFGRQTDSMEIDLEVKDLDTPFHAIFIRAPVAKDLGKDVISLAEVEEGAVFVRQNNIFASAFHPELGKDPRIHKMFIEYINKSKI